Proteins found in one Arachis stenosperma cultivar V10309 chromosome 8, arast.V10309.gnm1.PFL2, whole genome shotgun sequence genomic segment:
- the LOC130945055 gene encoding uncharacterized protein LOC130945055: MGGKGGCCVTRYATGPYDMSKMEKIMLRFRPIAPKPVAGAAGSDGSSSESGDVFSRSAGRAAKRKYTKGGSGSNRRRRKTAASASAKVSPLSPAVTLPLLPETPDPKEDILPVVKEDAVPVSWFGFGESTSPAKGSVVVLTVECVTDTWQKERGSSNEETMRVKLSQDTCPGFISDGYGNVMWTNGAFNGMVGGSGCDEGKGRVWLVTNVVSAAVASAPYCGGFTCRVRVQREDSNTDLTVPCDVWRIIDGSGFAWRLDVNAALTLSLAL; this comes from the coding sequence ATGGGAGGTAAAGGTGGTTGTTGTGTAACGAGATATGCAACCGGTCCTTACGATATGTCCAAAATGGAGAAGATAATGCTTAGGTTTCGTCCTATAGCCCCTAAGCCAGTCGCCGGCGCCGCCGGTTCCGACGGTTCTTCATCGGAGAGCGGCGACGTTTTTTCCAGATCCGCCGGAAGAGCAGCCAAAAGAAAGTACACAAAGGGCGGAAGCGGAAGCAACCGTCGGAGGAGGAAAACCGCGGCGTCGGCTTCGGCTAAAGTTTCGCCGTTGTCGCCAGCGGTGACTCTGCCGTTGCTTCCGGAGACTCCGGATCCGAAGGAGGATATACTTCCGGTGGTGAAGGAGGACGCCGTGCCGGTGTCATGGTTTGGTTTCGGCGAGTCAACGTCACCGGCGAAGGGATCGGTAGTGGTGTTGACGGTGGAGTGTGTGACGGACACGTGGCAAAAGGAGAGAGGAAGTTCGAACGAGGAGACGATGAGAGTGAAGCTTAGTCAAGACACGTGTCCGGGTTTTATATCTGACGGTTACGGGAACGTGATGTGGACAAACGGCGCGTTTAACGGAATGGTTGGTGGTAGTGGTTGTGACGAGGGAAAGGGAAGAGTGTGGCTAGTGACGAACGTTGTTTCTGCAGCTGTTGCGAGTGCACCGTACTGCGGTGGGTTCACGTGCAGAGTACGGGTGCAGAGAGAAGATAGCAACACTGATCTGACGGTTCCCTGTGATGTTTGGAGAATAATCGACGGTTCTGGATTTGCATGGAGATTAGACGTTAACGCTGCACTTACCTTGAGCTTGGCCTTGTAA